In Thunnus thynnus chromosome 4, fThuThy2.1, whole genome shotgun sequence, a genomic segment contains:
- the kiss1 gene encoding metastasis-suppressor KiSS-1 yields MMLRLVVLMMAALSTEVYTTNSLKSTYYREDQVILKALRDLSHVSILQSSMSSGNLPADKVHSADRKFPRTGWWIPKVVLQQTVKKRQDMSSYNFNSFGLRYGK; encoded by the exons ATGATGCTACGACTCGTTGTTCTGATGATGGCTGCTTTGTCAACAGAGGTCTACACCACCAACAGTCTTAAATCCACCTACTATAGAGAAG ATCAGGTCATACTCAAAGCTCTGAGAGATTTAAGCCATGTATCAATACTGCAATCATCAATGTCCTCCGGGAATTTACCTGCTGATAAGGTCCATTCAGCTGATAGAAAGTTTCCCAGGACAGGATGGTGGATCCCAAAGGTTGTCCTACAACAGACTGTCAAGAAACGTCAAGACATGTCCTCATACAACTTCAACTCATTTGGTCTACGTTATGGAAAATGA